In one Solanum dulcamara chromosome 1, daSolDulc1.2, whole genome shotgun sequence genomic region, the following are encoded:
- the LOC129885248 gene encoding F-box/kelch-repeat protein At3g23880 codes for MKVHFQEETLTNILSRLPVRSLLRFKCVSKYLKVLINEPLFRQQHLNHAKNDQNSQKFLFYKKPSLYDIYSISCCPLSLDQQQVGNIRELDWPLNLRPEYCNVYCCCDGLVIIEVCENSIGPCSLLLWNPTTGESIELPSSKFLVKGSFCYGMSFDSTNDDYKILRIPVDWNECIRVPGEILTLKSGSWRKIDKHPRHIQSMLDGIHSLAIIHGAFHWVAMSRNTCFVVSFNISHEVYGDIIPLPEKIWLYNINVGVSELGGMLCAYSNGYYQRKRTFKLWMMKDYGLNESWNEVLSIVDPDIIIASSKYKFANGEVLIWCEHFEGEENSYRTQKRPFSTLLPRGVFQNGFAFTESLISPKLLIT; via the coding sequence ATGAAGGTTCATTTTCAAGAAGAAACACTTACGAACATTCTCAGCAGGCTACCTGTGCGGTCTCTTCTTCGGTTCAAATGtgtttcaaaatatttgaaagtgTTAATCAATGAACCGTTATTTAGGCAGCAACATCTCAATCATGCCAAGAATGACCAAAATTCTCAAAAGTTTCTCTTTTATAAAAAGCCATCTCTGTATGATATATATTCCATATCTTGTTGTCCTTTATCGTTGGATCAACAACAGGTTGGGAATATACGGGAACTGGATTGGCCTTTAAATCTTAGACCAGAATATTGCAATGTCTATTGTTGTTGCGATGGCTTGGTTATTATCGAGGTTTGTGAAAATTCTATTGGACCTTGCTCACTTTTGCTATGGAATCCCACCACGGGAGAATCAATTGAACTTCCATCTTCAAAATTTTTAGTGAAGGGATCTTTTTGTTATGGAATGAGTTTCGACTCAACTAATGATGATTATAAGATCCTTAGGATTCCCGTGGACTGGAATGAATGTATCAGAGTACCTGGTGAAATTCTCACGTTGAAAAGTGGTTCTTGGAGAAAAATAGATAAACATCCTCGTCACATTCAAAGTATGTTGGATGGTATCCATTCTTTGGCAATTATACACGGGGCATTTCATTGGGTTGCTATGTCAAGAAATACTTGTTTTGTGGTTTCATTTAATATTTCACATGAAGTGTATGGAGATATCATACCATTGCCAGAGAAAATTTGGTTGTACAACATTAACGTTGGCGTTTCGGAATTGGGAGGAATGCTTTGTGCTTATTCTAATGGGTATTATCAACGGAAACGCACTTTTAAGTTATGGATGATGAAAGATTATGGTCTCAATGAATCTTGGAATGAAGTTTTATCTATAGTAGATCCTGATATTATTATAGCCTCCTCGAAATATAAGTTTGCAAATGGTGAAGTGTTAATCTGGTGTGAACATTTTGAAGGTGAGGAAAATTCATATAGGACACAGAAACGACCGTTTAGTACACTATTGCCTCGAGGTGTCTTTCAGAATGGATTCGCTTTTACGGAGAGCTTGATCTCTCCAAAATTACTTATAACTTAG
- the LOC129899120 gene encoding putative ribosomal large subunit pseudouridine synthase SVR1, chloroplastic: MAVIAAAVAAVTSAFTSLHLTRATPYTRHHIRTFITSSLSSSSTKFNITFAPPKPKPKPKPEPAIPINHNSESDSDSDSGSVPNLDAELADQIYIPWIVRDEKGNLTLQSTPPARLLHEMANASTSKKKKKGKEVSSKASTVVPTPEPKHSKAARRFYNENFRDPPQRLSKILAAAGVASRRSSEELIFQGRVTVNGSVCKTPQTKVDPARDVIYVNGNRLPKKLPSKVYLALNKPKGYICSSGEKETKSVMSLFDDFIKSWDKRYPGQPKPRLFTVGRLDVATTGLIIVTNDGEFAHQISHPSSNLSKEYIATIDGEVHKRHLIAISEGTIIDGVHCTPDNVELLPGQPDLARPRLRIVVHEGRNHEVRELVKNAGLQLRSLKRIRIGGFRLPADLALSKHVELNQANLKALGWKS, encoded by the exons ATGGCGGTGATTGCAGCCGCCGTAGCGGCGGTGACATCCGCTTTCACCTCCCTCCACCTCACTCGCGCAACTCCCTACACGCGCCACCACATTCGTACCTTCATCACTTCCTCACTCTCCTCTTCCTCAACTAAATTCAACATCACTTTTGCTCCACCAAAACCGAAACCCAAACCCAAACCAGAACCCGCAATTCCCATAAATCACAACTCCGAATCCGACTCCGACTCCGACTCCGGCTCGGTCCCGAACTTAGATGCTGAACTCGCTGATCAAATCTATATCCCATGGATTGTCCGTGATGAAAAGGGTAATCTCACTCTTCAGTCTACACCTCCTGCACGTCTGCTCCATGAGATGGCTAATGCTAGCACCagcaagaaaaagaagaagggaAAAGAGGTTTCTTCCAAAGCTTCCACGGTGGTTCCGACACCTGAGCCTAAGCATTCAAAGGCAGCTCGCCGGTTCTATAATGAGAACTTTAGAGACCCTCCTCAACGCCTCAGTAAAATCCTTGCTGCTGCCGGAG TGGCATCCAGACGGAGCAGTGAAGAGTTGATTTTTCAAGGCCGGGTCACTGTGAATGGTTCTGTTTGCAAGACTCCACAG ACTAAAGTTGATCCAGCTAGGGATGTAATTTATGTCAACGGAAATCGTCTTCCTAAGAAATTGCCTTCAAAGGTCTATCTTGCACTTAACAAGCCTAAAGG GTACATATGCTCATCAGGGGAGAAAGAAACTAAGTCAGttatgtccctttttgatgattttataaAGAGTTGG GATAAAAGGTATCCTGGACAACCAAAACCTCGGCTCTTTACAGTTGGAAGACTTGATGTTGCCACGACTGGCTTGATTATTGTGACTAATGATG GGGAGTTCGCGCACCAGATTTCACATCCTTCGTCTAATTTGTCAAAGGA ATACATTGCAACTATCGATGGTGAAGTTCATAAGCGACACTTGATAGCCATTAGTGAGGGAACAATTATCGACGGTGTCCATTGCACCCCAGATAATGTGGAACTACTACCAGGGCAACCTGACTTAGCAAGACCTCGTCTGCGTATTGTG GTTCATGAAGGACGGAATCATGAagttcgtgaacttgtgaaaaaTGCTGGACTTCAG TTGCGTTCACTGAAGCGTATACGTATAGGTGGTTTCAGGCTCCCTGCTGATCTTGC GCTTAGCAAGCATGTTGAATTAAATCAAGCTAATCTGAAGGCATTGGGTTGGAAGAGTTAA